In Glycine max cultivar Williams 82 chromosome 7, Glycine_max_v4.0, whole genome shotgun sequence, a single window of DNA contains:
- the LOC100819365 gene encoding homeobox-leucine zipper protein ATHB-15, with product MSCKDGSRNGIGMDNGKYVRYTPEQVEALERLYHDCPKPSSIRRQQLIRECPILSNIEPKQIKVWFQNRRCREKQRKESSRLQAVNRKLTAMNKLLMEENDRLQKQVSQLVYENGYFRQHTQITTQATKDTNCESVVTSGQQHNLITQHPPRDASPAGLLSIAEETLAEFLSKATGTAVEWVQMPGMKPGPDSIGIVAISHGCTGVAARACGLVGLEPTRVAEILKDQPLWFRDCRAVDVLNVLPTANGGTIELLYMQLYAPTTLAPARDFWLLRYTSVLEDGSLVICERSLKNTQNGPSMPPVQHFVRAEMLPSGYLIRPCEGGGSIIHIVDHMDLEPWSVPEVLRPLYESSTVLAQKTTMAALRHLRQISHEVSQSNVTGWGRRPAALRALSQRLSRGFNEALNGFTDEGWTTIGNDGVDDVTILVNSSPDKLMGLNLSFANGFPSVSNAVLCAKASMLLQNVPPAILLRFLREHRSEWADNNMDAYTAAAIKVGPCSLSGSRVGNYGGQVILPLAHTIEHEEFLEVIKLEGIAHSPEDTIMPREMFLLQLCSGMDENAVGTCAELISAPIDASFADDAPLLPSGFRIIPLESGKEASSPNRTLDLASALDVGPSGNRASNGCANSSCMRSVMTIAFEFAFESHMQEHVASMARQYVRSIISSVQRVALALSPSHLSSHAGLRSPLGTPEAQTLAHWICNSYRCYLGVELLKSNNEGNESLLKSLWHHSDAILCCTLKALPVFTFSNQAGLDMLETTLVALQDITLEKIFDDHGRKILFSEFPQIIQQGFACLQGGICLSSMGRPVSYERVVAWKVLNEEENAHCICFMFVNWSFV from the exons ATGTCCTGCAAGGATGGTAGCAGAAACGGAATCGGAATGGATAACGGGAAGTATGTCCGTTACACGCCTGAGCAGGTTGAAGCCCTAGAAAGGCTCTATCACGATTGCCCCAAACCTAGTTCCATTCGCCGCCAGCAGCTCATTCGCGAGTGCCCCATTCTCTCCAACATCGAACCCAAGCAAATCAAGGTTTGGTTCCAGAACAGAAG ATGTAGAGAGAAGCAGAGAAAGGAGTCGTCGCGGCTGCAAGCTGTCAATAGGAAGCTGACTGCTATGAACAAGCTGCTGATGGAAGAGAATGATAGGTTGCAGAAGCAGGTGTCTCAACTCGTCTATGAAAATGGCTATTTTCGTCAACACACCCAGATT ACTACGCAGGCAACCAAAGACACAAACTGTGAATCAGTTGTGACGAGTGGTCAGCAGCACAATTTGATAACTCAACATCCCCCACGGGATGCAAGTCCTGCAGG GCTTTTGTCCATTGCAGAAGAGACTTTAGCAGAATTTCTTTCTAAGGCTACTGGGACTGCTGTTGAGTGGGTCCAAATGCCTGGAATGAAG CCTGGTCCGGATTCCATTGGAATCGTTGCTATTTCTCATGGTTGCACTGGTGTGGCAGCTAGAGCCTGTGGTCTAGTGGGACTAGAACCCACTAGG GTTGCAGAAATCCTCAAAGATCAGCCTTTGTGGTTTCGCGATTGCCGAGCTGTTGATGTTCTCAATGTGCTGCCCACAGCAAATGGTGGAACCATTGAGCTGCTTTATATGcag CTATATGCACCAACCACATTGGCTCCTGCTCGAGACTTCTGGTTGTTGCGCTACACTTCTGTTTTAGAAGATGGAAGCCTAGTG ATCTGCGAGAGGTCTCTTAAAAATACTCAAAATGGTCCAAGCATGCCTCCCGTGCAGCATTTTGTTAGAGCTGAGATGCTGCCTAGTGGGTACCTGATCAGACCTTGTGAAGGAGGTGGTTCGATCATCCACATTGTTGATCATATGGATTTAGAG CCATGGAGTGTGCCAGAGGTGCTACGTCCACTGTACGAATCATCAACAGTACTGGCTCAGAAGACAACTATGGCG GCCCTACGTCATCTAAGGCAGATTTCACATGAAGTTTCTCAGTCCAACGTCACTGGGTGGGGTAGACGACCGGCAGCACTACGAGCTCTTAGCCAAAGATTGAGCAG GGGTTTTAATGAGGCACTCAATGGGTTTACTGATGAGGGATGGACAACAATTGGCAATGATGGTGTAGATGATGTTACTATTCTAGTGAATTCATCCCCTGACAAGTTAATGGGTCTGAATCTTTCCTTTGCCAATGGATTTCCGTCTGTTAGTAATGCAGTGCTATGTGCCAAAGCATCGATGCTATTACAG AATGTGCCCCCTGCCATTCTCCTAAGGTTCCTGAGGGAGCATAGATCAGAATGGGCAGACAACAATATGGATGCTTACACAGCTGCTGCTATTAAAGTCGGCCCTTGCAGCCTATCAGGATCTCGTGTTGGAAACTATGGAGGTCAAGTTATACTCCCCCTAGCACACACAATTGAGCATGAGGAG TTTTTGGAAGTCATTAAATTGGAAGGAATAGCTCATTCTCCTGAAGACACAATAATGCCTAGAGAAATGTTTCTTTTGCAA CTCTGCAGTGGAATGGATGAGAATGCTGTTGGCACCTGTGCTGAACTTATATCTGCTCCAATTGATGCTTCCTTTGCTGATGATGCCCCCCTCCTACCTTCTGGATTTCGCATCATTCCTCTTGAATCTGGAAAG GAAGCTTCCAGCCCCAATCGCACACTTGACCTTGCATCTGCCCTTGACGTTGGTCCCAGTGGAAACCGAGCTTCAAATGGATGTGCTAATTCCAGCTGTATGAGATCTGTGATGACAATAGCATTTGAATTTGCATTTGAAAGCCATATGCAAGAGCATGTAGCATCTATGGCACGCCAATATGTTCGGAGCATTATATCATCAGTCCAAAGGGTAGCATTAGCACTTTCTCCTTCTCATTTGAGTTCACATGCAGGGCTTAGGTCACCATTGGGTACTCCTGAAGCGCAAACCCTTGCTCATTGGATCTGCAACAGTTATAG GTGCTACTTGGGTGTGGAGCTACTTAAATCTAACAACGAGGGGAATGAATCTTTGCTCAAGTCCTTGTGGCATCACTCAGATGCAATATTGTGCTGCACTCTAAAG GCATTGCCAGTGTTCACTTTCTCGAACCAGGCTGGGCTTGACATGCTTGAGACCACCCTAGTTGCATTACAAGATATAACTTTAgagaaaatatttgatgatCATGGACGAAAAATTCTCTTTTCAGAGTTTCCACAGATTATCCAACAg GGTTTTGCATGTCTTCAAGGTGGCATTTGTCTTTCAAGCATGGGGCGACCTGTCTCATATGAAAGAGTTGTTGCTTGGAAGGTGCTGAATGAAGAAGAGAATGCTCATTGTATTTGCTTTATGTTTGTGAACTGGTCTTTTGTTTGA
- the LOC100775524 gene encoding homeobox-leucine zipper protein ATHB-15 has translation MSCKDGSRNGIGMDNGKYVRYTPEQVEALERLYHDCPKPSSIRRQQLIRECPILSNIEPKQIKVWFQNRRCREKQRKESSRLQAVNRKLTAMNKLLMEENDRLQKQVSQLVYENGYFRQHTTQNTKQQPTKDTSCESAVTSGQQHNLTTQHPPRDASPAGLLSIAEETLAEFLSKATGTAVEWVQMPGMKPGPDSIGIVAISHSCTGVAARACGLVGLEPTRVAEILKDRPLWFQDCRAVDVLNVLPTANGGTIELLYMQLYAPTTLAPARDFWLLRYTSVLEDGSLVICERSLKNTQNGPSMPPVQHFVRAEMLPSGYLIRPCEGGGSIIHIVDHMNLEPWSVPEVLRPLYESSTVLAQKTSIVALRHLRQISHEVSQSNVTGWGRRPAALRALSQRLSRGFNEALNGFTDEGWTTIGNDGVDDVTILVNSSPDKLMGLNLSFANGFPSVSNAVLCAKASMLLQNVPPAILLRFLREHRSEWADNNMDAYTAAAIKVGPCSLSGSRVGNYGGQVILPLAHTIEHEEFLEVIKLEGIAHSPEDTIMPREMFLLQLCSGMDENAVGTCAELISAPIDASFADDAPLLPSGFRIIPLESGKEASSPNRTLDLASALDIGSSGNRASNECAGNSSYMRSVMTIAFEFAFESHMQEHVASMARQYVRSIISSVQRVALALSPSHLSSHAGLRSPLGTPEAQTLAHWICNSYRCYLGVELLKSNNEGNESLLKSLWHHSDAILCCTLKALPVFTFSNQAGLDMLETTLVALQDTPLEKIFDDHGRKILFSEFPQIIQQGFVCLQGGICLSSMGRPVSYERVVAWKVLNEEENAHCMCFMFMNWSFV, from the exons ATGTCCTGCAAGGATGGTAGCAGAAACGGAATCGGAATGGATAACGGGAAGTATGTCCGTTACACGCCTGAGCAGGTTGAAGCCCTAGAAAGGCTCTATCACGATTGCCCCAAACCTAGTTCCATTCGCCGCCAGCAGCTCATTCGCGAGTGCCCCATTCTCTCCAACATCGAACCCAAGCAAATCAAGGTTTGGTTCCAGAACAGAAG ATGTAGAGAGAAGCAGAGAAAGGAGTCGTCGCGGCTCCAAGCTGTCAATAGGAAGCTGACTGCTATGAACAAGCTGCTGATGGAAGAGAATGATAGGTTGCAGAAGCAGGTGTCTCAACTCGTCTATGAAAATGGCTATTTTCGTCAACACACCACCCAAAAT ACTAAGCAGCAGCCAACCAAAGACACAAGCTGTGAATCAGCTGTGACGAGTGGTCAGCAGCACAATTTGACAACTCAACATCCCCCACGGGATGCAAGTCCTGCAGG GCTTTTGTCCATTGCAGAAGAGACTTTAGCAGAATTTCTTTCTAAGGCTACTGGAACTGCTGTTGAGTGGGTCCAAATGCCTGGAATGAAG CCTGGTCCGGATTCCATTGGAATCGTTGCTATTTCTCACAGTTGCACTGGAGTAGCAGCAAGAGCTTGTGGTTTAGTGGGACTAGAACCCACTAGG GTTGCAGAAATCCTCAAAGATCGGCCTTTGTGGTTTCAGGATTGCCGAGCTGTTGATGTTCTCAATGTGCTGCCCACAGCAAATGGTGGAACCATTGAGCTGCTTTATATGCag CTATATGCACCAACCACATTGGCTCCTGCTCGAGACTTCTGGTTGTTGCGCTACACTTCTGTTTTAGAAGATGGCAGCTTAGTG ATCTGTGAGAGGTCACTTAAAAATACTCAAAATGGTCCAAGCATGCCTCCTGTGCAGCATTTTGTTAGAGCAGAGATGCTGCCTAGTGGGTACCTGATCAGACCATGTGAAGGAGGCGGTTCCATCATCCACATTGTTGATCATATGAATTTAGAG CCATGGAGTGTGCCAGAAGTGCTACGTCCACTGTACGAGTCATCAACGGTACTGGCTCAGAAGACATCTATCGTG GCCCTACGCCATCTAAGGCAGATTTCACATGAAGTTTCTCAGTCCAACGTCACTGGGTGGGGTAGGAGACCAGCAGCACTACGAGCTCTTAGCCAAAGATTGAGCCG GGGTTTCAATGAGGCACTCAATGGGTTTACTGATGAGGGATGGACAACGATTGGCAATGATGGTGTAGATGATGTTACTATTCTAGTGAACTCATCCCCTGACAAGTTAATGGGTCTGAATCTTTCCTTTGCCAATGGATTTCCGTCTGTCAGTAATGCAGTGCTATGTGCCAAAGCATCGATGCTATTACAG AATGTGCCCCCTGCCATTCTCCTTAGGTTTCTGCGGGAGCATAGATCAGAATGGGCAGACAATAATATGGATGCTTACACAGCTGCTGCTATTAAAGTTGGCCCTTGCAGCTTATCAGGATCTCGTGTTGGAAACTATGGAGGTCAAGTTATACTCCCCCTTGCACACACAATTGAACATGAGGAG TTTTTGGAGGTCATTAAATTGGAAGGAATTGCTCATTCTCCTGAAGACACAATAATGCCCAGAGAAATGTTTCTTTTGCAA CTTTGCAGTGGAATGGATGAGAATGCTGTTGGCACCTGTGCTGAACTTATATCTGCTCCAATTGATGCTTCCTTTGCTGATGATGCCCCCCTTTTACCTTCTGGATTTCGCATCATTCCTCTTGAATCTGGAAAG GAAGCTTCCAGCCCCAATCGCACCCTTGACCTTGCATCTGCTCTAGACATTGGTTCCAGTGGAAACCGAGCTTCAAATGAATGTGCTGGAAATTCCAGCTATATGAGATCTGTGATGACAATAGCTTTTGAATTTGCATTTGAAAGCCATATGCAAGAGCATGTAGCATCTATGGCACGTCAATATGTTCGGAGCATTATATCATCGGTCCAAAGGGTAGCATTAGCACTTTCTCCTTCTCATTTGAGTTCACATGCAGGGCTTAGGTCACCATTGGGTACTCCTGAAGCGCAAACCCTTGCTCATTGGATTTGCAACAGTTATAG GTGCTACTTGGGTGTGGAGCTACTTAAATCTAATAATGAGGGGAATGAATCTTTGCTCAAGTCCTTGTGGCATCACTCAGATGCAATATTGTGCTGCACTCTAAAG GCATTGCCAGTGTTCACTTTCTCGAACCAGGCTGGGCTTGACATGCTGGAGACCACCCTTGTTGCATTACAAGATACACCTTTAgagaaaatatttgatgatCATGGacgaaaaatacttttttcagAGTTTCCCCAGATTATTCAACAG GGTTTTGTATGTCTTCAAGGTGGTATTTGTCTTTCAAGCATGGGGCGACCTGTCTCGTACGAAAGAGTTGTTGCTTGGAAGGTGCTGAATGAAGAAGAGAATGCTCATTGTATGTGCTTTATGTTTATGAACTGGTCTTTTGTTTGA
- the LOC100776605 gene encoding GATA transcription factor 9, giving the protein MFVCVCMKKDAPMREKFHLCHSFTPQNPTISVSHSKPKQRNPHSFHQNGALRSLSLKPTHTTSLQLLPLKHTIYMEVPEYFVGSFFGTGGAEQFCPPEKRHSDQKTGEPFAIDDLLDFSHADAIMSDGFFDNVAGNSTDSSTVTAVDSCNSSISGSDNRFATTIVPRGFPSDPQFSGELCVPYDEMAELEWLSNFVEDSFSAEEELKTLQLLSGAAAASTAIGAKPQTPESSSSTDTLPPFASDDTLRNAPFLHSETPLPGKARSKRSRAAPGDWSTRLLHLVATEQEKLPQLKAEPAKKREGTNAECSGRKCLHCGTEKTPQWRTGPMGPKTLCNACGVRFKSGRLVPEYRPAASPTFMSTKHSNSHRKVLELRRQKELQRQQHQQLMSQSSIFGVSNGGDEFLIHHHHQHCGPDFRHVI; this is encoded by the exons atgtttgtatGTGTGTGCATGAAAAAAGATGCTCCAATGCGTGAGAAATTTCACTTGTGCCACTCCTTTACTCCTCAAAACCCCACCATCAGTGTCTCACACAGCAAACCAAAGCaaaggaatcctcattccttccaTCAAAACGGTGCGCTTCGCTCCCTCTCTCTAAAACCAACACATACTACTTCTCTTCAGCTTCTCCCACTAAAACACACTATCTATATGGAAGTGCCGGAATACTTCGTCGGAAGCTTTTTTGGCACCGGAGGAGCCGAACAGTTCTGCCCTCCGGAGAAGCGCCACTCCGACCAGAAAACCGGCGAGCCTTTCGCCATTGACGACCTCCTCGACTTCTCCCACGCCGACGCCATTATGTCCGACGGTTTCTTCGACAATGTCGCCGGAAACTCCACCGACTCCTCCACCGTCACCGCCGTCGACAGCTGCAACTCCTCAATTTCGGGCAGCGACAACCGCTTCGCCACCACCATTGTCCCTCGCGGCTTCCCCAGTGATCCTCAATTCTCCGGAGAACTCTGCGTTCCG TATGATGAAATGGCGGAACTGGAATGGCTCTCTAACTTCGTGGAAGACTCGTTCTCCGCCGAGGAGGAGCTGAAGACGCTGCAGCTACTCTCCGGCGCCGCCGCCGCGTCCACCGCCATTGGCGCGAAACCGCAGACGCCGGAGTCCTCCTCCTCCACCGACACGCTTCCGCCGTTCGCCTCCGACGACACCTTGCGAAACGCACCGTTTCTCCACTCGGAAACGCCTCTCCCGGGGAAGGCGCGCAGCAAGCGCTCACGGGCGGCGCCGGGGGACTGGTCCACGCGCCTGCTCCACCTGGTCGCGACGGAGCAGGAGAAGCTGCCGCAGCTAAAGGCGGAGCCGGCGAAGAAGAGAGAAGGAACGAATGCGGAGTGTTCCGGACGCAAATGCCTGCACTGCGGTACGGAGAAGACGCCGCAGTGGAGAACGGGACCGATGGGACCGAAGACGCTGTGCAACGCGTGCGGCGTAAGGTTCAAGTCCGGGAGGCTGGTGCCGGAGTACCGACCGGCGGCGAGTCCAACGTTCATGTCAACGAAGCATTCGAATTCGCATCGGAAGGTTTTGGAGCTGAGGCGGCAGAAGGAGCTGCAGCGACAGCAGCACCAGCAATTGATGAGTCAAAGTTCAATTTTCGGCGTATCCAACGGTGGGGATGAGTTCTTGATCCATCATCATCACCAGCATTGTGGGCCAGACTTTAGACACGTTATTTAG